In Pseudofrankia saprophytica, one genomic interval encodes:
- the hpnC gene encoding squalene synthase HpnC, producing the protein MTTTDIRSQGGSGSPGDPLARSAEETGDAARPGAAQPAQGGRPRRAEPAGVTDLAATTDEVLRAAYGENFPVSPMVLPAGIRDHFKALYGFARLVDDIGDEAPGDRLALLDRLGADLELIWTGEPSLPVHQRLAGTVRSCDLPAEPFLRLVEANRMDQRVTRYDTFDDLLRYCTLSADPIGRMVLGVLGQATPDRLILSDRVCTALQIAEHLQDVAEDYAAGRIYLPLEDMDTFGVTEQDLAAPTASPALRNLMAFQVARATTILEQGAPLASLLRGRMRLAIAGFVGGGRAALHAVRQSGYDVLGGAPKASKQRVVAASLWVTARSYAPSARAAAAGADSLSPLCEPPPPSALSAPTPTTDPADPASGSTAAVAATSVGAPDVAPATSAAPAAASTPSLAETLATDEGEAR; encoded by the coding sequence ATGACCACCACCGACATCCGGTCACAGGGCGGTAGTGGCTCCCCCGGCGACCCGCTGGCGCGGTCCGCCGAGGAGACCGGCGACGCCGCGCGCCCGGGGGCCGCGCAACCGGCCCAGGGCGGCCGGCCACGGCGGGCCGAGCCGGCCGGGGTCACCGACCTGGCCGCGACGACCGACGAGGTGCTGCGCGCCGCCTACGGGGAGAACTTCCCGGTGTCGCCCATGGTGCTGCCGGCCGGCATCCGCGACCACTTCAAGGCGCTGTACGGGTTCGCCCGGCTCGTCGACGACATCGGTGACGAGGCGCCCGGCGACCGGCTCGCCCTGCTGGATCGGCTCGGCGCCGACCTGGAGCTGATCTGGACCGGCGAGCCGAGCCTGCCCGTCCACCAGCGGCTCGCCGGCACCGTCCGGTCCTGCGACCTGCCCGCCGAGCCGTTCCTGCGGCTGGTCGAGGCCAACCGCATGGACCAGCGGGTCACCCGGTACGACACGTTCGACGACCTGCTGCGCTACTGCACGCTCTCGGCCGACCCGATCGGGCGGATGGTGCTGGGCGTGCTCGGCCAGGCGACGCCGGACCGGCTGATCCTCTCCGACCGGGTGTGCACGGCGCTGCAGATCGCCGAGCACCTGCAGGACGTCGCCGAGGACTACGCCGCCGGCCGGATCTACCTGCCGCTGGAGGACATGGACACCTTCGGCGTCACCGAGCAGGACCTCGCGGCCCCGACCGCCTCGCCCGCACTGCGCAACCTGATGGCCTTCCAGGTCGCCAGGGCGACCACCATCCTCGAGCAGGGGGCGCCGCTGGCGAGCCTGCTGCGGGGCCGGATGCGGCTGGCGATCGCGGGCTTCGTCGGCGGTGGCCGAGCGGCGCTGCACGCCGTCCGGCAGTCCGGCTACGACGTGCTCGGCGGTGCGCCGAAGGCGAGCAAGCAGCGAGTGGTCGCGGCCTCCCTGTGGGTGACGGCCCGGTCCTACGCCCCGTCCGCCCGCGCCGCCGCGGCGGGCGCGGACAGCCTCTCGCCGCTGTGCGAGCCCCCGCCGCCGTCGGCCCTCTCGGCGCCGACCCCGACGACCGACCCGGCTGACCCGGCTTCGGGCTCGACCGCGGCGGTCGCCGCCACCTCGGTGGGGGCGCCGGACGTGGCCCCGGCCACGTCGGCGGCCCCGGCTGCGGCCTCGACCCCGAGCCTGGCCGAGACGCTCGCGACGGACGAGGGGGAGGCCCGATGA
- a CDS encoding TetR/AcrR family transcriptional regulator: MDRAAPTSPADRPPDVASGRATDTRGRILDAAVSLFGERGYAGTSVRDIAERLGLTKAALYYHFPSKETILDALLDPFVTELTRIVELIRGASPPQPETIIELMAGLLAGPGSVLCAFVNDPSVLHRKIGEEDVFSCSEEVVRALAGPNPTPTALLRARCALGAVQSGILGAAFSRLRATAGGVAGTGAARGAGVPGASTMPGALAMPGTPGLQTEDALEASVGWPPHSIIADDVRSVIVDAALAALGGGGHPAGPPGAGATGAVRAGLGGPGDPPGHGPR; encoded by the coding sequence ATGGACCGGGCCGCGCCTACCAGCCCCGCGGACCGGCCGCCCGACGTCGCCAGCGGGCGAGCGACCGACACCCGAGGCAGGATTCTCGACGCCGCCGTCTCCCTGTTCGGTGAGCGTGGCTACGCCGGTACCTCCGTGCGGGACATCGCCGAACGCCTCGGACTCACCAAAGCCGCGCTGTACTACCACTTCCCGTCTAAAGAGACGATTCTCGATGCTCTACTCGATCCCTTCGTGACGGAACTCACCCGAATCGTGGAACTGATCAGGGGAGCGTCTCCGCCACAACCTGAGACGATCATCGAGCTGATGGCTGGCCTGCTCGCCGGTCCGGGCAGTGTTCTCTGCGCGTTCGTCAACGATCCGTCGGTGCTTCATCGCAAGATCGGTGAAGAGGACGTCTTCTCCTGTTCCGAAGAAGTTGTCCGTGCCTTGGCCGGACCGAACCCGACCCCTACCGCGTTGCTGCGCGCGCGCTGCGCGCTCGGCGCTGTGCAGAGCGGCATTCTGGGCGCCGCCTTCAGCCGGCTGCGCGCCACCGCCGGGGGGGTGGCCGGCACGGGAGCCGCCCGCGGCGCCGGGGTGCCAGGGGCTTCAACGATGCCAGGGGCTTTAGCGATGCCCGGGACGCCCGGGCTCCAGACCGAGGACGCGCTCGAGGCGTCGGTGGGCTGGCCGCCGCATTCGATCATCGCGGACGACGTACGGTCCGTGATCGTGGACGCCGCGCTGGCCGCGCTGGGTGGTGGCGGGCATCCCGCGGGCCCACCCGGCGCCGGCGCGACAGGGGCGGTCCGGGCGGGTCTCGGCGGTCCGGGTGACCCACCCGGCCACGGTCCGCGGTAG
- a CDS encoding SDR family NAD(P)-dependent oxidoreductase → MSTRSRPAVQDRASRPVISRARAATSAPWPPRTALVTGASSGIGRVTALRLADQDTRMLLVGRNGVALDEVAAATGGHRFATDLAVVGSENAVASRATEILGDVDLLICSAGVGAAGPFEAMSSTALRNLVAVNVLSPMMLVRAVLPAMLARGEGRILLVGSVAGALGVRGEVAYSASKAALVGFADALRSEVAGRGITVTLALPGAVDTPFFRRRGAPYVRRWPKPLPPGLVADRMLAASARGDAEVWVPGWMSLAARVHGFAPPIYRRLANVFG, encoded by the coding sequence GTGAGCACCCGCTCCCGTCCCGCTGTCCAGGACCGGGCTTCCCGGCCGGTGATCAGCAGGGCCCGGGCGGCCACGTCCGCGCCCTGGCCGCCACGCACCGCGCTCGTCACGGGTGCGTCCAGTGGAATCGGCCGGGTCACCGCCCTGCGGCTCGCCGACCAGGACACCAGGATGCTGCTGGTCGGGCGTAACGGTGTCGCCCTCGACGAGGTGGCAGCCGCCACCGGTGGGCACCGGTTCGCCACCGACCTGGCCGTCGTCGGGTCGGAGAACGCCGTCGCGTCCCGCGCGACCGAGATCCTCGGTGACGTGGACCTGCTGATCTGCTCGGCCGGCGTGGGCGCGGCCGGGCCGTTCGAGGCGATGTCGTCGACCGCCCTGCGCAACCTGGTCGCCGTCAACGTGCTGTCGCCGATGATGCTGGTCCGGGCCGTGCTGCCCGCGATGCTGGCACGCGGCGAGGGCCGCATCCTGCTGGTCGGCAGCGTCGCCGGCGCGCTCGGGGTGCGCGGAGAGGTCGCGTACTCGGCGAGCAAGGCGGCGCTGGTCGGCTTCGCGGACGCGCTGCGCTCCGAGGTCGCTGGGCGCGGCATCACGGTGACGCTGGCCTTACCAGGTGCGGTGGACACGCCCTTCTTCCGCCGCAGAGGCGCTCCCTACGTGCGTCGCTGGCCCAAGCCACTGCCCCCTGGCCTGGTCGCTGACCGGATGCTGGCGGCCTCCGCGCGCGGTGATGCCGAGGTCTGGGTGCCAGGGTGGATGTCCCTGGCGGCGCGAGTGCACGGTTTCGCGCCACCGATCTACCGACGGCTGGCCAACGTGTTCGGATAG
- the hpnD gene encoding presqualene diphosphate synthase HpnD has protein sequence MTAAAPGPTVAEAYAACEEITKQAARNFSWGIRLLPADRRGALSAVYAFSRRLDDIGDGDLPDEQKSEGLAKARADIRGLDPNSSDPVIVALADAARRFPIPLEAFIELADGVESDIEPSTYETFDDMVGYCRLVAGTIGRLSLGIFGTTEAAARGDAPAIADALGVALQQTNILRDVREDLLNGRVYLPQAELAAAGVKLAVDANGRLGEPEDALVDYLRASAARADEWYDRGLALLGMLDRRSAACCGAMAGIYLRLNRRIRTDPTAVLTRRLSLPGREKAAVAARNLVGRPEGVRREPPGTPGKAAGSEDVSR, from the coding sequence ATGACCGCCGCCGCGCCCGGCCCGACCGTCGCCGAGGCCTACGCCGCCTGCGAGGAGATCACCAAGCAGGCGGCGCGGAACTTCTCCTGGGGCATCCGGCTGCTGCCGGCCGATCGACGGGGCGCGCTGTCCGCCGTCTACGCCTTCTCCCGCCGGCTCGACGACATCGGCGACGGCGACCTGCCGGACGAGCAGAAGAGCGAGGGCCTCGCGAAGGCGCGCGCGGACATCCGCGGCCTGGACCCGAACAGCTCCGACCCGGTGATCGTCGCGCTCGCCGACGCGGCCAGGCGCTTCCCGATCCCGCTCGAGGCGTTCATCGAGCTGGCGGACGGCGTCGAGAGCGACATCGAGCCCAGCACGTACGAGACGTTCGACGACATGGTCGGGTACTGCCGGCTGGTGGCGGGCACGATCGGCCGGCTCTCGCTCGGGATCTTCGGGACGACCGAGGCCGCGGCGCGCGGCGACGCGCCCGCGATCGCCGACGCCCTCGGCGTCGCCCTGCAGCAGACCAACATCCTGCGCGACGTGCGCGAGGACCTGCTGAACGGGCGGGTCTACCTGCCGCAGGCCGAGCTCGCCGCCGCCGGCGTGAAGCTGGCCGTCGACGCGAACGGCCGGCTGGGCGAGCCCGAGGACGCCCTGGTCGACTACCTGCGCGCGAGCGCGGCGCGGGCCGACGAGTGGTACGACCGGGGCCTGGCTCTGCTCGGCATGCTCGACCGGCGCAGCGCCGCGTGCTGTGGCGCCATGGCGGGCATCTACCTGCGCCTGAACCGACGTATCCGGACCGACCCGACGGCCGTGCTGACGCGCCGACTGTCGCTGCCGGGCCGGGAGAAGGCCGCGGTCGCGGCGCGCAACCTGGTCGGCCGCCCCGAAGGAGTCCGACGCGAGCCGCCGGGCACGCCCGGCAAAGCCGCTGGTTCGGAGGATGTGTCGCGATGA
- the hpnE gene encoding hydroxysqualene dehydroxylase HpnE, whose protein sequence is MTGEGGRARPRVAVVGGGLAGLSAALLAADGGADVVLLEARPRLGGATASFDRKGLWVDTGQHVFMRCCTAYRGFLGRLGVEHLTTLQPRLDVEVLLGDRPGERARLRRTKTRLPAPLHLAPALLGYKALPVGQRVSAALAAFQIGRLDQRSPKVDGASFGGWLAAHRQGAVATEALWELLTVATLNAPAAEASLALAAKVVRSGLLERADAADIGWADVPLQQLHGEAAAKALADLGADVRTNVKVREITRTDAGYELAITGRSPRKNGGAAWAEAAGDAAGGTGRGDSEVLTADAVVLAVPPPAAAALLPPGAHPDPASLEGLGASPIVNVHMIFDRQVMDRPFLAATGSPVQWIFDRTGPSGLAGSGTAPPGSQYLALSQSAAESWVDRPAAELGAEFVAETRRILPAARDAELVEVFVTRERTATFRQAPGSLALRAGARTGLPGFALAGAWTDTGWPATMEGAVRSGLTAARETLASVGVHVGELETASGDMAWPRLDAARARPRVPTVSLAVPAQSDPADPADPAAAGPIAPTTPTGSSPA, encoded by the coding sequence ATGACGGGTGAGGGGGGCAGGGCCCGGCCGCGCGTCGCGGTCGTCGGCGGCGGGCTCGCCGGGCTCTCGGCGGCGTTGTTGGCGGCCGACGGCGGGGCCGACGTGGTGCTGCTGGAGGCCAGGCCGCGCCTCGGCGGCGCGACGGCGTCGTTCGACCGCAAGGGCCTGTGGGTGGACACCGGTCAGCACGTGTTCATGCGCTGCTGCACCGCCTATCGCGGTTTCCTGGGGCGACTCGGCGTGGAGCACCTGACCACGCTGCAGCCCCGGCTCGACGTCGAGGTGCTGCTGGGCGATCGCCCGGGCGAGCGTGCCCGGCTGCGCCGGACGAAGACCCGGCTGCCGGCGCCGCTGCACCTCGCGCCCGCCCTGCTTGGCTACAAGGCGCTGCCGGTGGGCCAGCGGGTCTCGGCGGCGCTCGCCGCGTTCCAGATCGGCCGGCTCGACCAGCGCTCGCCGAAGGTCGACGGCGCCTCGTTCGGCGGCTGGCTCGCCGCGCACCGCCAGGGCGCCGTCGCCACCGAGGCGCTGTGGGAGCTGCTCACCGTCGCCACGCTGAACGCGCCGGCCGCCGAGGCGTCGCTGGCGCTGGCCGCCAAGGTCGTCCGCTCCGGTCTGCTCGAGCGGGCCGACGCGGCCGACATCGGCTGGGCGGACGTGCCGCTGCAGCAGCTGCACGGCGAGGCCGCCGCCAAGGCGCTCGCCGACCTCGGCGCGGACGTGCGGACGAACGTGAAGGTTCGCGAGATCACCAGGACCGACGCGGGCTACGAGCTCGCGATCACCGGCCGTAGCCCACGCAAGAATGGCGGAGCCGCGTGGGCGGAGGCCGCGGGCGACGCGGCTGGTGGGACGGGGCGTGGTGACTCGGAGGTGCTGACGGCTGACGCCGTCGTGCTCGCCGTACCGCCGCCGGCCGCGGCCGCTCTGCTGCCGCCGGGTGCCCACCCCGACCCGGCGAGCCTGGAGGGCCTCGGCGCCTCCCCGATCGTCAACGTCCACATGATCTTCGATCGTCAGGTGATGGACCGCCCGTTCCTCGCGGCCACCGGTTCGCCAGTCCAGTGGATCTTCGACCGGACGGGCCCGTCCGGCCTCGCCGGCTCCGGCACCGCGCCGCCCGGGTCGCAGTACCTGGCGCTTTCCCAGTCGGCCGCCGAGTCCTGGGTGGACCGGCCGGCGGCGGAGCTCGGGGCCGAGTTCGTCGCCGAGACGCGCCGCATCCTTCCGGCGGCCCGTGACGCTGAGCTGGTCGAGGTCTTCGTAACCAGGGAGCGCACCGCGACCTTCCGCCAGGCGCCTGGATCGCTCGCGCTGCGTGCCGGGGCGAGGACCGGTCTGCCCGGGTTCGCCCTGGCTGGTGCGTGGACCGACACCGGGTGGCCGGCGACCATGGAGGGAGCTGTGCGTAGCGGGCTCACTGCTGCCCGTGAGACGCTGGCCAGCGTGGGGGTGCACGTAGGGGAGCTGGAGACAGCTTCCGGTGACATGGCGTGGCCGCGGCTGGATGCCGCGCGAGCCAGGCCACGCGTCCCGACCGTGAGCCTGGCAGTCCCGGCGCAGTCAGATCCAGCCGATCCAGCCGATCCGGCCGCGGCCGGCCCGATCGCACCGACCACACCGACAGGGAGTAGCCCGGCATGA
- the shc gene encoding squalene--hopene cyclase, producing the protein MSLTSDPSPATPTTQPTSARPGFLPDRRSRSGRSAVAGPLLVTTRPGARTGGPAPDLAPPAAEPATSEMSTSALAAMLTLPPVGVAERAADAMTQARDYLLSLQSDEGWWKGELETNVTMDAEDLMLRQFLGILTPQLAAETGRWIRSRQLPGGGWATFHGGPADLSTTLEAYVGLRLAGDAPDAPHMLAAASFVRAHGGLAATRVFTRIWMALFGEWPWDEVPVLPPEMVLLPSWVPLNVYDFGCWARQTVVALTIVGHFRPVRSLGFTIDELKVVGSRPARAPLVSWEGAFQRMDAALRHYQRHPVKTLRNLALRRATEWVVARQEADGGWGGIQPPWVYSIMALHLMGYPMNHPVLVAAIEGLETFTTREETPDGVVRRLEACQSPVWDTALAVVALADAGLTGSHPAMRKAGEWLVREEVTIPGDWRVRRPNLEPGGWAFEFANDVYPDVDDTAEVVLALQRLLHTGLDDDDPSLATQVRGAVERAVNWSVGMRSSNGAWGAFDADNVQKLAMKIPFCDFGEVIDPPSADVTAHMVEMLADLGRADHPVTQRAVRWLLDNQEPGGSWFGRWGVNHIYGTGAVVPALITAGVAADHPAIRAAVRWLVAHQRPDGGWGEDLRSYRDEAWIGRGEPTPSQTAWALLALLAADPTNEAVDRGVRWLCATQRPDGGWDEPYYTGTGFPWDFSINYHLYRLVFPLAALGRYVTLTGRSAA; encoded by the coding sequence ATGAGCCTGACCTCGGACCCGTCCCCGGCGACGCCGACGACGCAGCCGACGTCCGCGCGGCCGGGATTCCTCCCGGATCGGCGAAGCCGATCCGGGAGGTCCGCCGTCGCCGGGCCTCTGCTGGTGACCACCCGACCCGGTGCGCGCACCGGCGGGCCAGCCCCCGACCTCGCGCCGCCAGCGGCCGAGCCGGCCACGAGTGAGATGAGCACGTCCGCGTTGGCCGCGATGCTGACACTGCCCCCCGTTGGGGTGGCCGAGCGGGCCGCGGACGCGATGACGCAGGCCCGGGACTATCTCCTCTCCCTGCAGTCCGACGAGGGCTGGTGGAAGGGCGAGCTAGAGACCAACGTCACCATGGACGCCGAGGATCTCATGCTCCGCCAGTTCCTCGGCATCCTGACACCCCAGCTCGCGGCCGAGACGGGCCGCTGGATCCGGTCGCGTCAGCTGCCCGGCGGCGGCTGGGCGACGTTCCACGGCGGCCCGGCCGACCTGTCGACCACGCTGGAGGCCTACGTCGGCCTGCGGCTGGCCGGCGACGCGCCGGACGCGCCGCACATGCTCGCCGCGGCGTCGTTCGTGCGGGCCCATGGCGGCCTCGCGGCGACGCGGGTGTTCACCAGGATCTGGATGGCGCTGTTCGGCGAGTGGCCGTGGGACGAGGTCCCGGTGCTGCCGCCCGAGATGGTGCTGCTGCCGAGCTGGGTCCCGCTCAACGTCTATGACTTCGGCTGCTGGGCCCGCCAGACGGTGGTCGCGCTGACCATCGTCGGGCACTTCCGGCCGGTCCGGTCGCTCGGCTTCACCATCGACGAGCTCAAGGTCGTCGGCTCGCGGCCCGCGCGGGCGCCGCTGGTCAGCTGGGAGGGCGCCTTCCAGCGGATGGACGCCGCCCTGCGCCACTACCAGCGCCATCCGGTCAAGACGCTGCGCAACCTGGCGCTGCGCCGCGCCACCGAGTGGGTCGTCGCCCGGCAGGAGGCCGACGGTGGCTGGGGCGGGATCCAGCCGCCCTGGGTCTACTCGATCATGGCCCTGCACCTGATGGGCTATCCGATGAACCACCCGGTGCTGGTCGCGGCGATCGAGGGGCTGGAGACGTTCACCACCCGGGAGGAGACTCCCGACGGCGTGGTGCGCCGGCTGGAGGCCTGCCAGTCGCCGGTCTGGGACACCGCGCTCGCCGTCGTCGCGCTCGCCGACGCCGGCCTCACCGGCAGCCATCCGGCGATGCGCAAGGCCGGGGAGTGGCTGGTCCGCGAGGAGGTCACCATCCCCGGCGACTGGCGGGTGCGCCGGCCGAACCTGGAGCCGGGCGGCTGGGCCTTCGAGTTCGCGAACGACGTCTACCCGGACGTGGACGACACCGCCGAGGTGGTGCTCGCGCTGCAGCGGCTGCTGCACACGGGACTGGACGACGACGACCCGTCGCTGGCCACGCAGGTGCGCGGCGCGGTCGAGCGGGCGGTCAACTGGTCGGTCGGGATGCGCTCGTCGAACGGCGCCTGGGGCGCCTTCGACGCGGACAACGTCCAGAAGCTGGCGATGAAGATCCCGTTCTGCGACTTCGGCGAGGTGATCGACCCACCGAGCGCGGACGTCACGGCGCACATGGTCGAGATGCTCGCCGACCTGGGCAGGGCCGACCACCCGGTCACCCAGCGAGCGGTCCGCTGGCTGCTGGACAACCAGGAGCCGGGCGGCTCGTGGTTCGGGCGCTGGGGCGTCAACCACATCTACGGCACCGGCGCGGTCGTACCGGCGCTGATCACCGCCGGGGTGGCCGCCGATCACCCGGCGATCCGGGCGGCGGTGCGCTGGCTCGTCGCTCACCAGCGGCCCGACGGCGGCTGGGGCGAGGACCTGCGGTCCTACCGGGACGAGGCGTGGATCGGCCGCGGCGAGCCGACCCCATCGCAGACCGCGTGGGCGCTGCTCGCCCTGCTCGCCGCCGACCCGACCAACGAGGCGGTCGACCGGGGCGTGCGCTGGTTGTGCGCGACCCAGCGGCCCGATGGCGGCTGGGACGAGCCGTACTACACCGGTACGGGCTTCCCCTGGGACTTCTCCATCAATTACCACTTGTACCGGCTGGTCTTCCCATTGGCGGCTCTCGGCCGGTACGTGACCCTCACCGGGCGGTCCGCGGCATGA
- a CDS encoding polyprenyl synthetase family protein, with translation MTMTVPEAIERGRTLTIPALRETVTRLHPRLRHVVEYHRGWVDADGNPVAGGGGKLVRPALALLSAEAAGAPAEVGLPAAVAVELVHDFSLLHDDVMDGDTERRHRPTAWTVFGIDGAILAGDALLSLATQVLLEVEGEPGRKAATILGAGVHDLVRGQAEDLLFEDRSDVTVAETLSMEDGKTGALLACSASLGAVLAGAPQKVVDGLAEFGSRLGTAFQLIDDLLGIWGDPAVTGKPVLSDLQSRKKSVPVVVALEAGGADADDLRAFLVSEGDRPTEELERVAALIERAGGRDWTTAEADRQLKTAGAVLRSLSLPPLAEAELLALARFVTERDC, from the coding sequence ATGACGATGACGGTTCCGGAAGCCATCGAGCGTGGCCGGACGCTGACGATCCCCGCCCTGCGCGAGACGGTCACGAGACTGCACCCGCGGCTACGCCACGTCGTGGAGTACCACCGCGGCTGGGTCGACGCCGACGGCAACCCGGTCGCGGGCGGTGGCGGCAAGCTCGTCCGCCCGGCGCTGGCGCTGCTGTCGGCCGAGGCGGCCGGCGCGCCGGCCGAGGTGGGCCTGCCGGCGGCGGTGGCCGTCGAGCTGGTGCACGACTTCTCGCTGCTGCACGACGACGTGATGGACGGCGACACCGAGCGCCGCCACCGGCCGACCGCCTGGACGGTCTTCGGCATCGACGGCGCCATCCTCGCCGGCGACGCCCTGCTGAGCCTGGCCACGCAGGTCCTGCTGGAGGTCGAGGGCGAGCCGGGCAGGAAGGCCGCGACGATCCTCGGCGCCGGCGTGCACGACCTGGTCCGCGGCCAGGCCGAGGACCTGCTGTTCGAGGACCGGTCGGACGTCACCGTCGCCGAGACGCTGTCCATGGAGGACGGCAAGACCGGCGCGCTGCTGGCCTGCTCGGCCTCGCTCGGTGCCGTGCTCGCCGGCGCGCCCCAGAAGGTCGTCGACGGGCTCGCCGAGTTCGGCTCCCGTCTCGGCACGGCGTTCCAGCTGATCGACGACCTGCTCGGCATCTGGGGTGACCCCGCGGTCACCGGCAAGCCGGTGCTGTCCGACCTGCAGTCGCGCAAGAAGTCCGTCCCGGTCGTCGTCGCCCTGGAAGCCGGTGGCGCGGACGCGGACGACCTGCGGGCGTTCCTGGTCAGCGAGGGCGACCGCCCCACGGAGGAGCTGGAGCGCGTCGCAGCCCTGATCGAGCGGGCCGGCGGGCGCGACTGGACCACCGCTGAGGCGGACCGGCAGCTCAAGACAGCAGGAGCGGTGCTCCGTTCGCTGTCGCTGCCCCCGCTGGCCGAGGCCGAACTGTTGGCCCTCGCACGATTCGTGACCGAACGCGACTGCTGA